In Paludibaculum fermentans, the genomic stretch GTACCTGATCACTACTTCGCACCACGACAAAAGCACTAAGTTGTTCCTGTCCCCATTGCTCCTCAAACGGTGGGCGGGCCAGAGAACCGTGGATGCCGACCGGCGCTTGCTGGCGCAAAAGCAGTTCGACTTCTACAGCGAGGAATTGAAGTTCGCCAATCCCTTCAGCTCTGAGAACGACACGCTCGCGATTGAAAGGGCCCGCAAGTTCCTGGCGCAGTTTGCGGCCACCGAGCGGATCTATCAGTTCATGCTGGCGGAAGCGAGCCGGCGGAACCCGGCCATCAATTACAACCGTCAGTTCGCCGGCTCCGCCCAGGTGATTCTCAACGGGAAGGACGTGGCCGGAGCATTCACAAAGGATGGCTGGGTGTTCATGCAGGATGCCATTAAGAACTTTGAACGGTTCTTCGCCGGAGAAGAGTGGGTGCTGGGATCGCAGACTTCCGCCGCGCTGGACCGCGCCAAGATCGAGCCGGAATTGCTAGCCCGCTATCAGTCAGACTTCACCGGCAACTGGCGCGACTACCTCAAGAACTCGACCGTCCTCCGTTACGCCAGCGTGGATGACGCCGCGCGCAAATTAGGAATGATGTCGAACAACACCTCCTACTTGTTGGCGTTGTTCTGCCTGGCGAGTGTCCACACCTCGGCCTCTACGAACGCAGACATCAAGTCGGCGTTCCAGCCGGTCCAGTTTGTGACTCCGCCAGCCTGTCCCGATCGCTACATTGAAGCAGCGAACCAGAACTACATGAATAGCCTGGTCGCGCTGCAAGCTTCGCTGGAGCAGGTGGTTCGCGCCAAGAACCCCAGTGACCCTTCCGTCAATGCAACGCTGCAGGAAGCGTCGCGCGCCAAAACAGCGGCCCGGCAAGTCGCCCAGAGTTTCCGCATCGACAAGGAAGGCCACGTCGAGCAGATGGTTCAGAAGCTGATGGAGGATCCCATCACCTATGTTGAAGCGCTGCTCGGCCGTTTGGGACCGGCCCAGATCAACGGAGAGGCACGCCGCTTCTGCGTCGACTTCCAGGGCGTGGTCAACAAGTATCCTTTCAATACCTCGTCGCAGAACGATGCCTCCCTGGAGGAGATCAACACCGTCTTCAAACCGGGTAGCGGGTCCATGTGGGTGTTCTACGAGCAAACGCTCAAGAACCACCTCGTTCGCCAGGGATCCCAGTTTGTCTCCGGCGGCAGTGATTCCAGCATCCGCATCACTCCGCAGTTCCTCAGATTCTTCAACCGGGCGGCCGCCTTTAGCGACGCTCTGTACCGCAGCGGCGGCTCGCAGGATCCGCAGCTCAGCTACACCTTGAAGGCCCTGCCTGCCGAGGGAATCCAGGGGCTGACCCTGACCCTGGATGGGCAGACGCTCAAGTCGACTGGCGCCGGCGGACAACAGGCGTCGTTCCAATGGCCGGCTTTGCGGACTCGTGAAGCACGCCTGGCCGGCAGCCTGGGCGGAACCGAGTTGGGCTTCCTGAGTTACAACGGGCTGTGGGCGGTGTTCCGCTTCTTCGGAGACGCCGATCGCTGGCAGGCTTCGGGCAGCGGCTACAACTTCGAGTGGGTGCCGCGACAGGGGCAATCCGGCCAGCCCATGACACTTTCGACCGGTAAGCCATTGACTGTCAGGTACTTCCTGGATATGGGGACAACCGCCCCCATCTTCCAAAAGAATTATTTGTCAGGCTTCCAATGTGTGAGTCAAGCCGCCCAGTAATTGCGCTTGATCAATTGAAGCGTCACAGAGTGGGTCCTTGACTCCGGTCCTGGATGGTTTTAGATTAGGCGACAGTCCGAAGCGAGCCTTTTGGGAGGGCGCGCAGAGGCGGAGGAGAAAAATGGCAAGAGAGAGTGTCCATGCGAAGCTGGAACGCGTGCGTCCGCCGCGTGTCCATGTGACTTACAACGTTGAGGTTGGTGACGCTGTCGAGATTAAAGAGATCCCCTTCGTGATGGGGGTGCTCGGTGATTTCAGCGGTCAACCCGAAGAGCCGCTGCCGCGCATCAGGGAAAGGCGCTTTGTCGAGGTCACGCCCGACAACTTCGATGGCGTCCTGGCCAGCATGAAGCCCCGCGTGGCGTTCACCGTCGAGAACAAGTTGAGTGACGACCCCAATGCCGGCAAGATCGGTGTCGATCTCAGGTTCTCCAGCATCGAGGACTTCGAGCCGGAAAAGGTCGCCCGCCAGGTGAACCCTCTCCGCGAGCTGCTCGAGCTCCGGACCAAGCTCAGCGATCTGCGAGGAACCCTCCAAGGCAACGAGAAACTGGAGAAACTTCTCCAGGATGTACTCGGCAACTCGGAGAAGATGCAGCAGATCAAGGATGAGATGGATAGTGCTGAGGGAGGCGAATCCAATGGCTAAGTTGAAACCGGCGGCGGCCGCTGCCGCGCAGAACGTCACGGTGGAAAAGACCAAGCAACCGGGCCTTCTCGACCAGATTGTCGATCAGGGGCGGATGGCCCGCGATCCCGCGCAGCGCCAGTGGGGCAAGTCCCTGGTGAGCGAGTTCGTGAGTCAGATTCTACAAGGCGAAATGACGGTTTCGCACGATCTGGAGGCGATGATCAATCAGCGCATCTCCCAGATCGACCATCTCCTTTCGCTTCAGTTGAACGAGATCCTGCACCACGAGAAGTTTCAACAGCTGGAGTCGACATGGCGCGGACTGCGGTACCTCCTGGACCAGTCTGAGACCGGGACGCAACTGAAGATCAAAGTTCTCAATGTCGGCAAGAAAGAACTGCTTCGCGACCTTCAGCGTGTACCTGAGTTCGACCAGAGCCAGGCGTTCAAGAAGGTCTATGAGCAGGAGTTTGGCGTATTCGGCGGCGAGCCGTTTGGCGCCTTGATTGGGGACTACTACTTCGGGCGCGGACCGGAGGATATTGAACTGCTCGAGCGGATGTCGCAAGTGGCCGCTGCAGCTCATGCGCCGTTCATCTCCGCCGCATCGCCGGAGCTCCTGAACCTCGAGGATTTCACCCAGCTCGACAATCCGCGAGACTTGGCCAAGGTGTTCGACACCACGGACTATGCCCGTTGGAAGGGCTTCCGCATGAACGAGGATTCGCGCTACATCTGCCTCACCATGCCGCGAGTCCTGATGCGCGTGCCCTACGGTCGCGAGACCAGGCCCGTGGATGAGTTTTCGTACGAAGAGAATGTGGACGGTCTGACTCACGATCGTTACCTGTGGGGCAATGCGGCCTATGCGCTGGGCTCCAAGATGACGCAGGCGTTCGCGCGCTATGGCTGGTGCGCGGCGATCCGAGGTGTGGAGGGTGGCGGTCTGGTGGAAGGGCTGCCGGTTCACACGTTCTCCACCGACGACGGCGACACTGTCATGAAGTGTCCTACCGAGACGATCATCACCGACCGGCGCGAGAAGGAATTGGCGGATCTGGGGTTTGCTCCCCTGGTCCACTGCAAGGGCACGGACTACGCGGCCTTCTTCAGCGTGCAGACCTGCCAGAAGCCGAAGTTGTATGACAAGCCGGAAGCCAATGCCAATGCACGGCTTTCCGCGCAACTGCCGTACCTCATGGCGGTCAGCCGTTTCGCGCACTATCTGAAGTCGATGATGCGGGATAAGATCGGAAGCTTTACTTCGCGAGCCGAGTGCGAGATGTTCCTGGGCAACTGGATCGCGAACTATGTCACTTCGGACGATTCTGCCTCGGCAGCGGTCAAGTCCAAGTATCCGCTCCGTGAGGCGCGGGTTGAAGTGGCGGAGGTGCCCGGCAAGGCGGGTGCGTATAAGGCGGTGGCGTTCCTGAGGCCGCACTTCCAGTTGGACGAGCTGAGTGTTTCGCTCCGGCTGGTGGCTGATCTGCCTCAATCGGCGCGCAAGTAGAGGGCGCGCTGGGCATACTGGGGATTCGAACAGGAGGAATGAACTATGTCTGCGATTTGGCATCTCAAGATTCCAAATATCGATGGCGAGAGCGAGATCCAGGGTTACCAAAACCAAATCCAGGTTCTTAGCTTTAGCTGGGGCGCCAGCAACACGGCGGGGGTCTATGGATCGGGCAGCAGCCATGGCGGCAGCCAGATCCAGGAGTTTCAGTTCTCCAAGAAAGTGGACTCGGGCAGCCCAAAGCTGTTTGCTCACTGCGCCAGCGGCAAGCACATCAAGGAAGCGACGCTGACCGGCACACGCTCCGGTACAACCGGTGGCCGCGAAGAGTACATCAAGTATCTCTTCACCGACTTGATCATCTCTTCCATCAACTGGGCGGCTGGATCGGACCAGCCGTCGGAGAGCATCAGCTTCAATTTCGGCAGTATTAACGTCCAGTACTTCCAGATCGAGGGCGGCAAGAAGACCGACCAGGTCTTGGGCGGCTGGGACATCCAACAGAACGTGGCGCAATAGGGGGCATGAGTCATGGCTGATACTCCTCATCTACTTCAGGTTGAAGGCATCAAGGGCGAGTGCAAGGAAACGAAGTACCTCACCTGGATCAACATCGAGTCGTTCTCCTGGGGCATTTCCAACGAAGTGACGACGAAGGGTACCGCGCGCAGCGCC encodes the following:
- a CDS encoding Hcp family type VI secretion system effector; translated protein: MSAIWHLKIPNIDGESEIQGYQNQIQVLSFSWGASNTAGVYGSGSSHGGSQIQEFQFSKKVDSGSPKLFAHCASGKHIKEATLTGTRSGTTGGREEYIKYLFTDLIISSINWAAGSDQPSESISFNFGSINVQYFQIEGGKKTDQVLGGWDIQQNVAQ
- the tssC gene encoding type VI secretion system contractile sheath large subunit, coding for MAKLKPAAAAAAQNVTVEKTKQPGLLDQIVDQGRMARDPAQRQWGKSLVSEFVSQILQGEMTVSHDLEAMINQRISQIDHLLSLQLNEILHHEKFQQLESTWRGLRYLLDQSETGTQLKIKVLNVGKKELLRDLQRVPEFDQSQAFKKVYEQEFGVFGGEPFGALIGDYYFGRGPEDIELLERMSQVAAAAHAPFISAASPELLNLEDFTQLDNPRDLAKVFDTTDYARWKGFRMNEDSRYICLTMPRVLMRVPYGRETRPVDEFSYEENVDGLTHDRYLWGNAAYALGSKMTQAFARYGWCAAIRGVEGGGLVEGLPVHTFSTDDGDTVMKCPTETIITDRREKELADLGFAPLVHCKGTDYAAFFSVQTCQKPKLYDKPEANANARLSAQLPYLMAVSRFAHYLKSMMRDKIGSFTSRAECEMFLGNWIANYVTSDDSASAAVKSKYPLREARVEVAEVPGKAGAYKAVAFLRPHFQLDELSVSLRLVADLPQSARK
- the tssB gene encoding type VI secretion system contractile sheath small subunit — its product is MARESVHAKLERVRPPRVHVTYNVEVGDAVEIKEIPFVMGVLGDFSGQPEEPLPRIRERRFVEVTPDNFDGVLASMKPRVAFTVENKLSDDPNAGKIGVDLRFSSIEDFEPEKVARQVNPLRELLELRTKLSDLRGTLQGNEKLEKLLQDVLGNSEKMQQIKDEMDSAEGGESNG